One genomic segment of Brassica napus cultivar Da-Ae chromosome A3, Da-Ae, whole genome shotgun sequence includes these proteins:
- the LOC106438183 gene encoding serine/threonine-protein kinase ATG1c isoform X5, producing MCQLEKVSNGLELLLNVYCRVCRSLQPRRLAETLCGSPLYMAPEIMQLQKYDAKADLWSVGAILFQLVTGTTPFTGNSQIQLLQNILRSTGLQFPADCRDLSLDCVDLCQKLLRIDPVERLTFEEFFNHPFLSDRQSYDFSRSRLGSRTMDGFLSSGSSPSRNMEESSQEDCLPFLLDDDSSGPEGSPSHLKRTSSMKSSSGFNIDARVEREEMESSPLNYRINQGADNTRFRNETHINSDRRNHGEPTRLTDSRPLIPKGRVDDSQDSMDQDFVLVSGPPVDLPSSSSSSSKAYNFPFKSQSPPVELTNRSISSTAPMPIIGATGNNVGRFGSLDSQSTSHGSLDLGDAFEQPSTNSFTRISSLKKCAATIAELVHERIKSDKYLEAFSIQLAILAIWKQALHICHTQAISGLEGSPSQDIYKPRESSSSLKNEHITDLIHDGSEEISSQIQSQFIREIELAEELAKSIEPGNAMMPDAMETIFEAALDLGKLGGVKEVMGEIEKAGNQYSKAVRLMVFLLVEAPMLILNPPLSLTNSDRYRLRKYIDILSRRLKHLQSHRRSSGSHMQGSSSSAMMNKQP from the exons ATGTGTCAATTAGAGAAGGTTTCGAATGGGCTCGAGCTGCTTTTGAATGTATATTGTCGAGT ATGCAGATCGTTGCAACCAAGGAGACTTGCAGAAACATTATGCGGTTCACCATTGTACATGGCCCCAGAGATTATGCAACTTCAGAAGTATGATGCAAAG GCAGATCTCTGGAGTGTTGGTGCTATCTTATTTCAACTTGTGACAGGCACAACCCCTTTTACAGGAAACAGCCAGATTCAG TTGCTCCAAAACATTTTGAGATCAACTGGATTACAGTTTCCAGCGGACTGTAGAGATTTAAGTTTGGACTGTGTAGATCTATGTCAGAAGTTACTGCGCATTGATCCAG TGGAACGTTTGACATTTGAAGAGTTCTTTAATCACCCTTTTCTTTCGGACAGGCAATCATATGATTTTTCAAG GAGTAGATTGGGCTCAAGGACAATGGACGGTTTCCTGTCTTCGGGAAGCAGTCCGTCGAGAAACATGGAAGAAAGTTCTCAAGAAGACTGTTTACCGTTCCTTCTAGATGATGATTCTAGTGGACCTGAGGGGAGCCCTTCACATTTGAAAAGGACCTCCTCGATGAAGTCCTCCTCTGGATTTAACATTGATGCTAGAGTTGAGAGAGAGGAAATGGAATCTAGTCCTTTGAACTATAGAATCAACCAGGGAGCggataacactagatttagaaATGAAACACACATAAATTCTGATAGGAGAAACCATGGTGAACCTACAAGACTGACTGATTCGAGACCACTCATTCCTAAAGGAAGAG TAGATGATTCTCAAGACTCAATGGATCAAGACTTCGTTCTCGTATCTGGACCACCAGTGGATTTGCCATCATCTTCATCGAGTTCTTCAAAGGCTTATAATTTCCCATTCAAGTCTCAGTCTCCTCCGGTAGAGTTAACTAATAGAAGCATAAGTTCAACGGCTCCTATGCCAATAATTGGTGCTACTGGCAACAACGTTGGCCGGTTTGGAAGCCTGGACAGTCAGAGCACTTCTCATGGGTCGCTGGATCTCGGGGATGCTTTTGAACAGCCATCAACTAACAGCTTTACTAGGATCAGTTCCCTGAAAAAATGTGCAGCAACAATTGCAGAATTAGTTCATGAAAGG ATCAAATCTGACAAATACCTAGAAGCATTCTCTATCCAGTTGGCGATTTTGGCAATTTGGAAACAGGCACTGCACATATGCCATACTCAGGCAATCTCAGGTCTGGAAGGAAGCCCTAGCCAAGACATTTACAAACCAAGAGAAAGTAGCAGCAGCCTAAAAAACGAGCATATCACTGATCTCATCCATGATGGATCGGAGGAGATATCCTCTCAGATTCAGAGTCAGTTTATCCGGGAGATTGAGCTTGCTGAAGAACTTGCCAAGAGTATCGAACCTG GAAATGCAATGATGCCTGATGCAATGGAGACGATATTTGAAGCAGCTCTTGATCTTGGAAAACTTGGGgga GTTAAGGAGGTTATGGGAGAAATAGAGAAGGCTGGAAACCAGTACTCAAAAGCGGTGCGTTTGATGGTATTCCTTCTAGTGGAAGCACCAATGCTGATTCTGAACCCGCCATTGTCTCTCACAAATTCAGACAGGTATCGACtcagaaaatatatagatatcctCAGCAGAAGATTGAAACATCTGCAGTCGCATAGGAGAAGCTCAGGCTCTCATATGCaaggatcatcatcatctgcCATGATGAACAAGCAACCATAG
- the LOC106438183 gene encoding serine/threonine-protein kinase ATG1c isoform X4 has protein sequence MDGFLSSGSSPSRNMEESSQEDCLPFLLDDDSSGPEGSPSHLKRTSSMKSSSGFNIDARVEREEMESSPLNYRINQGADNTRFRNETHINSDRRNHGEPTRLTDSRPLIPKGRVDDSQDSMDQDFVLVSGPPVDLPSSSSSSSKAYNFPFKSQSPPVELTNRSISSTAPMPIIGATGNNVGRFGSLDSQSTSHGSLDLGDAFEQPSTNSFTRISSLKKCAATIAELVHERIKSDKYLEAFSIQLAILAIWKQALHICHTQAISGLEGSPSQDIYKPRESSSSLKNEHITDLIHDGSEEISSQIQSQFIREIELAEELAKSIEPGNAMMPDAMETIFEAALDLGKLGGVKEVMGEIEKAGNQYSKAVRLMVFLLVEAPMLILNPPLSLTNSDRYRLRKYIDILSRRLKHLQSHRRSSGSHMQGSSSSAMMNKQP, from the exons ATGGACGGTTTCCTGTCTTCGGGAAGCAGTCCGTCGAGAAACATGGAAGAAAGTTCTCAAGAAGACTGTTTACCGTTCCTTCTAGATGATGATTCTAGTGGACCTGAGGGGAGCCCTTCACATTTGAAAAGGACCTCCTCGATGAAGTCCTCCTCTGGATTTAACATTGATGCTAGAGTTGAGAGAGAGGAAATGGAATCTAGTCCTTTGAACTATAGAATCAACCAGGGAGCggataacactagatttagaaATGAAACACACATAAATTCTGATAGGAGAAACCATGGTGAACCTACAAGACTGACTGATTCGAGACCACTCATTCCTAAAGGAAGAG TAGATGATTCTCAAGACTCAATGGATCAAGACTTCGTTCTCGTATCTGGACCACCAGTGGATTTGCCATCATCTTCATCGAGTTCTTCAAAGGCTTATAATTTCCCATTCAAGTCTCAGTCTCCTCCGGTAGAGTTAACTAATAGAAGCATAAGTTCAACGGCTCCTATGCCAATAATTGGTGCTACTGGCAACAACGTTGGCCGGTTTGGAAGCCTGGACAGTCAGAGCACTTCTCATGGGTCGCTGGATCTCGGGGATGCTTTTGAACAGCCATCAACTAACAGCTTTACTAGGATCAGTTCCCTGAAAAAATGTGCAGCAACAATTGCAGAATTAGTTCATGAAAGG ATCAAATCTGACAAATACCTAGAAGCATTCTCTATCCAGTTGGCGATTTTGGCAATTTGGAAACAGGCACTGCACATATGCCATACTCAGGCAATCTCAGGTCTGGAAGGAAGCCCTAGCCAAGACATTTACAAACCAAGAGAAAGTAGCAGCAGCCTAAAAAACGAGCATATCACTGATCTCATCCATGATGGATCGGAGGAGATATCCTCTCAGATTCAGAGTCAGTTTATCCGGGAGATTGAGCTTGCTGAAGAACTTGCCAAGAGTATCGAACCTG GAAATGCAATGATGCCTGATGCAATGGAGACGATATTTGAAGCAGCTCTTGATCTTGGAAAACTTGGGgga GTTAAGGAGGTTATGGGAGAAATAGAGAAGGCTGGAAACCAGTACTCAAAAGCGGTGCGTTTGATGGTATTCCTTCTAGTGGAAGCACCAATGCTGATTCTGAACCCGCCATTGTCTCTCACAAATTCAGACAGGTATCGACtcagaaaatatatagatatcctCAGCAGAAGATTGAAACATCTGCAGTCGCATAGGAGAAGCTCAGGCTCTCATATGCaaggatcatcatcatctgcCATGATGAACAAGCAACCATAG
- the LOC106438183 gene encoding serine/threonine-protein kinase ATG1c isoform X3 has protein sequence MAPEIMQLQKYDAKADLWSVGAILFQLVTGTTPFTGNSQIQLLQNILRSTGLQFPADCRDLSLDCVDLCQKLLRIDPVERLTFEEFFNHPFLSDRQSYDFSRSRLGSRTMDGFLSSGSSPSRNMEESSQEDCLPFLLDDDSSGPEGSPSHLKRTSSMKSSSGFNIDARVEREEMESSPLNYRINQGADNTRFRNETHINSDRRNHGEPTRLTDSRPLIPKGRVDDSQDSMDQDFVLVSGPPVDLPSSSSSSSKAYNFPFKSQSPPVELTNRSISSTAPMPIIGATGNNVGRFGSLDSQSTSHGSLDLGDAFEQPSTNSFTRISSLKKCAATIAELVHERIKSDKYLEAFSIQLAILAIWKQALHICHTQAISGLEGSPSQDIYKPRESSSSLKNEHITDLIHDGSEEISSQIQSQFIREIELAEELAKSIEPGNAMMPDAMETIFEAALDLGKLGGVKEVMGEIEKAGNQYSKAVRLMVFLLVEAPMLILNPPLSLTNSDRYRLRKYIDILSRRLKHLQSHRRSSGSHMQGSSSSAMMNKQP, from the exons ATGGCCCCAGAGATTATGCAACTTCAGAAGTATGATGCAAAG GCAGATCTCTGGAGTGTTGGTGCTATCTTATTTCAACTTGTGACAGGCACAACCCCTTTTACAGGAAACAGCCAGATTCAG TTGCTCCAAAACATTTTGAGATCAACTGGATTACAGTTTCCAGCGGACTGTAGAGATTTAAGTTTGGACTGTGTAGATCTATGTCAGAAGTTACTGCGCATTGATCCAG TGGAACGTTTGACATTTGAAGAGTTCTTTAATCACCCTTTTCTTTCGGACAGGCAATCATATGATTTTTCAAG GAGTAGATTGGGCTCAAGGACAATGGACGGTTTCCTGTCTTCGGGAAGCAGTCCGTCGAGAAACATGGAAGAAAGTTCTCAAGAAGACTGTTTACCGTTCCTTCTAGATGATGATTCTAGTGGACCTGAGGGGAGCCCTTCACATTTGAAAAGGACCTCCTCGATGAAGTCCTCCTCTGGATTTAACATTGATGCTAGAGTTGAGAGAGAGGAAATGGAATCTAGTCCTTTGAACTATAGAATCAACCAGGGAGCggataacactagatttagaaATGAAACACACATAAATTCTGATAGGAGAAACCATGGTGAACCTACAAGACTGACTGATTCGAGACCACTCATTCCTAAAGGAAGAG TAGATGATTCTCAAGACTCAATGGATCAAGACTTCGTTCTCGTATCTGGACCACCAGTGGATTTGCCATCATCTTCATCGAGTTCTTCAAAGGCTTATAATTTCCCATTCAAGTCTCAGTCTCCTCCGGTAGAGTTAACTAATAGAAGCATAAGTTCAACGGCTCCTATGCCAATAATTGGTGCTACTGGCAACAACGTTGGCCGGTTTGGAAGCCTGGACAGTCAGAGCACTTCTCATGGGTCGCTGGATCTCGGGGATGCTTTTGAACAGCCATCAACTAACAGCTTTACTAGGATCAGTTCCCTGAAAAAATGTGCAGCAACAATTGCAGAATTAGTTCATGAAAGG ATCAAATCTGACAAATACCTAGAAGCATTCTCTATCCAGTTGGCGATTTTGGCAATTTGGAAACAGGCACTGCACATATGCCATACTCAGGCAATCTCAGGTCTGGAAGGAAGCCCTAGCCAAGACATTTACAAACCAAGAGAAAGTAGCAGCAGCCTAAAAAACGAGCATATCACTGATCTCATCCATGATGGATCGGAGGAGATATCCTCTCAGATTCAGAGTCAGTTTATCCGGGAGATTGAGCTTGCTGAAGAACTTGCCAAGAGTATCGAACCTG GAAATGCAATGATGCCTGATGCAATGGAGACGATATTTGAAGCAGCTCTTGATCTTGGAAAACTTGGGgga GTTAAGGAGGTTATGGGAGAAATAGAGAAGGCTGGAAACCAGTACTCAAAAGCGGTGCGTTTGATGGTATTCCTTCTAGTGGAAGCACCAATGCTGATTCTGAACCCGCCATTGTCTCTCACAAATTCAGACAGGTATCGACtcagaaaatatatagatatcctCAGCAGAAGATTGAAACATCTGCAGTCGCATAGGAGAAGCTCAGGCTCTCATATGCaaggatcatcatcatctgcCATGATGAACAAGCAACCATAG
- the LOC106438182 gene encoding protein RETICULATA, chloroplastic: MSGCAMNFQLSSFVKFRNDISSLRICNRDFVFGVLVKEMKVPVLRIKGTQRSRLLVVNMSQSPVEPQSITEVESDVNLWKGDNVRNLGADEMEKFESGGNVGNGFNGGDGNGGGGDGDGDGNGNGNGDDGEEDYEEKEFGPVLKFEEVMRETEARGATLPSDMLEAAKTFGIRKLLLLRYLDLQSSPGLLGFAIRSWSMLRNRMLADPSFLFKIGTEIVIDSCCATVAEVQKRGKDFWAEFELYVADLLVGVVVNVALVGMLAPFVRFGQPSASTGSLGRMLNAYNALPSSVFEAERPGCSFSAQQRLATYFYKGIMYGAVGFGCGIVGQGIANLIMTAKRSINKSEEDIPVPPLIKSAALWGVFLSVSSNTRYQIINGLERVVEASPFAKKVPPAALAFTVGVRFANNIYGGMQFVDWARLSGCQ, translated from the exons ATGTCAGGATGTGCAATGAATTTTCAGCTCTCCAGTTTTGTTAAATTTCGTAATGACATCTCCTCGTTGAGGATTTGTAATCGAGACTTTGTGTTTGGAGTCTTGGTTAAGGAAATGAAAGTACCTGTTTTGCGGATTAAGGGTACGCAAAGATCGAGGCTTTTGGTGGTTAACATGTCTCAGTCTCCCGTTGAGCCGCAATCTATAACAGAAGTAGAAAGTGATGTCAATTTATGGAAAGGCGACAACGTAAGAAACTTGGGAGCTGATGAAATGGAGAAGTTTGAAAGTGGTGGTAATGTTGGAAATGGATTTAACGGTGGTGATGGTAatggtggaggaggagatggagatggagatggaaATGGAAATGGAAATGGAGATGATGGCGAAGAAgactatgaagaaaaggagtttGGACccgttttgaaatttgaagaGGTTATGAGAGAGACGGAAGCTAGAGGAGCCACGCTTCCATCTGATATGTTGGAGGCTGCTAAGACCTTTGGCATCCGCAAGTTGCTTCTCCTTAGGTACTTGGATTTGCAG AGCTCACCTGGGCTGCTTGGGTTTGCTATAAGATCATGGTCTATGCTTCGCAACAGAATGTTGGCTGATCCATCTTTCCTCTTCAAAATAGGAACTGAG ATAGTCATAGATTCTTGTTGTGCCACTGTTGCTGAAGTTCAAAAGAGAGGGAAAGACTTCTGGGCAGAGTTTGAGTTGTATGTTGCTGATCTTCTTGTTGGAGTTGTGGTTAACGTTGCTCTTGTCGGTATGTTGGCCCCTTTTGTCCGTTTTGGTCAACCATCAGCATCTACTGGCTCCTTAGGACGCATGCTTAATGCTTATAACGCGCTTCCAagcag CGTGTTTGAAGCTGAAAGACCAGGGTGTAGCTTTTCAGCTCAACAAAGACTCGCTACATACTTCTACAAG GGTATAATGTATGGTGCGGTTGGGTTTGGATGTGGCATTGTAGGCCAAGGCATTGCTAATCTGATCATGACTGCTAAACG AAGCATAAACAAATCAGAAGAAGACATTCCAGTACCACCACTCATCAAGAGTGCAGCTCTCTGGG GTGTGTTCCTTAGTGTTTCCTCGAATACACGTTATCAGATCATCAATGGTCTAGAGAGAGTGGTTGAAGCCTCTCCTTTCGCCAAGAAAGTGCCTCCTGCGGCTTTGGCCTTTACCGTTGGTGTAAGGTTTGCTAATAACATCTACGGTGGGATGCAGTTTGTGGACTGGGCAAGACTGAGCGGTTGTCAGTGA
- the LOC106438183 gene encoding serine/threonine-protein kinase ATG1c isoform X2, with amino-acid sequence MSQSTARSGRVVGDYLVGRQIGSGSFSVVSEARHRVHGTHVAIKEIAMGRLNKKLQESLMSEIYILRRINHPNIIRLIDMIESPGKVHLVLEYCRGGDLSVFIQSRGSVPETIAKHFMVQLAAGLQVLRDNNIIHRDLKPQNLLLSTDGNDADLKIADFGFARSLQPRRLAETLCGSPLYMAPEIMQLQKYDAKADLWSVGAILFQLVTGTTPFTGNSQIQLLQNILRSTGLQFPADCRDLSLDCVDLCQKLLRIDPVERLTFEEFFNHPFLSDRQSYDFSRSRLGSRTMDGFLSSGSSPSRNMEESSQEDCLPFLLDDDSSGPEGSPSHLKRTSSMKSSSGFNIDARVEREEMESSPLNYRINQGADNTRFRNETHINSDRRNHGEPTRLTDSRPLIPKGRDDSQDSMDQDFVLVSGPPVDLPSSSSSSSKAYNFPFKSQSPPVELTNRSISSTAPMPIIGATGNNVGRFGSLDSQSTSHGSLDLGDAFEQPSTNSFTRISSLKKCAATIAELVHERIKSDKYLEAFSIQLAILAIWKQALHICHTQAISGLEGSPSQDIYKPRESSSSLKNEHITDLIHDGSEEISSQIQSQFIREIELAEELAKSIEPGNAMMPDAMETIFEAALDLGKLGGVKEVMGEIEKAGNQYSKAVRLMVFLLVEAPMLILNPPLSLTNSDRYRLRKYIDILSRRLKHLQSHRRSSGSHMQGSSSSAMMNKQP; translated from the exons ATGTCCCAGTCCACGGCGAGGAGCGGGCGCGTTGTCGGCGACTACTTGGTGGGTCGGCAAATCGGGTCGGGTTCGTTCTCTGTAGTCTCCGAAGCGAGGCACCGTGTTCACGGGACACATGTCGCAATCAAGGAGATCGCTATGGGGAGGCTAAACAAGAAGCTGCAGGAGAGTCTCATGTCTGAGATTTATATCCTGAGGAGGATCAATCATCCCAACATCATCCGTTTGATTGATATGATCGAG TCACCTGGGAAAGTACATTTGGTGTTGGAGTATTGTAGAGGAGGTGATTTGTCTGTGTTTATACAGAGTCGTGGGAGTGTTCCTGAAACTATTGCTAAGCATTTCATGGTGCAGTTAG CTGCTGGCTTACAAGTTCTTCGTGACAATAATATTATCCACCGTGATTTAAAGCCACAG AATCTTCTTCTATCCACAGATGGAAACGATGCAGATCTGAAGATTGCTGATTTTGGATTTGCAAG ATCGTTGCAACCAAGGAGACTTGCAGAAACATTATGCGGTTCACCATTGTACATGGCCCCAGAGATTATGCAACTTCAGAAGTATGATGCAAAG GCAGATCTCTGGAGTGTTGGTGCTATCTTATTTCAACTTGTGACAGGCACAACCCCTTTTACAGGAAACAGCCAGATTCAG TTGCTCCAAAACATTTTGAGATCAACTGGATTACAGTTTCCAGCGGACTGTAGAGATTTAAGTTTGGACTGTGTAGATCTATGTCAGAAGTTACTGCGCATTGATCCAG TGGAACGTTTGACATTTGAAGAGTTCTTTAATCACCCTTTTCTTTCGGACAGGCAATCATATGATTTTTCAAG GAGTAGATTGGGCTCAAGGACAATGGACGGTTTCCTGTCTTCGGGAAGCAGTCCGTCGAGAAACATGGAAGAAAGTTCTCAAGAAGACTGTTTACCGTTCCTTCTAGATGATGATTCTAGTGGACCTGAGGGGAGCCCTTCACATTTGAAAAGGACCTCCTCGATGAAGTCCTCCTCTGGATTTAACATTGATGCTAGAGTTGAGAGAGAGGAAATGGAATCTAGTCCTTTGAACTATAGAATCAACCAGGGAGCggataacactagatttagaaATGAAACACACATAAATTCTGATAGGAGAAACCATGGTGAACCTACAAGACTGACTGATTCGAGACCACTCATTCCTAAAGGAAGAG ATGATTCTCAAGACTCAATGGATCAAGACTTCGTTCTCGTATCTGGACCACCAGTGGATTTGCCATCATCTTCATCGAGTTCTTCAAAGGCTTATAATTTCCCATTCAAGTCTCAGTCTCCTCCGGTAGAGTTAACTAATAGAAGCATAAGTTCAACGGCTCCTATGCCAATAATTGGTGCTACTGGCAACAACGTTGGCCGGTTTGGAAGCCTGGACAGTCAGAGCACTTCTCATGGGTCGCTGGATCTCGGGGATGCTTTTGAACAGCCATCAACTAACAGCTTTACTAGGATCAGTTCCCTGAAAAAATGTGCAGCAACAATTGCAGAATTAGTTCATGAAAGG ATCAAATCTGACAAATACCTAGAAGCATTCTCTATCCAGTTGGCGATTTTGGCAATTTGGAAACAGGCACTGCACATATGCCATACTCAGGCAATCTCAGGTCTGGAAGGAAGCCCTAGCCAAGACATTTACAAACCAAGAGAAAGTAGCAGCAGCCTAAAAAACGAGCATATCACTGATCTCATCCATGATGGATCGGAGGAGATATCCTCTCAGATTCAGAGTCAGTTTATCCGGGAGATTGAGCTTGCTGAAGAACTTGCCAAGAGTATCGAACCTG GAAATGCAATGATGCCTGATGCAATGGAGACGATATTTGAAGCAGCTCTTGATCTTGGAAAACTTGGGgga GTTAAGGAGGTTATGGGAGAAATAGAGAAGGCTGGAAACCAGTACTCAAAAGCGGTGCGTTTGATGGTATTCCTTCTAGTGGAAGCACCAATGCTGATTCTGAACCCGCCATTGTCTCTCACAAATTCAGACAGGTATCGACtcagaaaatatatagatatcctCAGCAGAAGATTGAAACATCTGCAGTCGCATAGGAGAAGCTCAGGCTCTCATATGCaaggatcatcatcatctgcCATGATGAACAAGCAACCATAG
- the LOC106438183 gene encoding serine/threonine-protein kinase ATG1c isoform X1 has product MSQSTARSGRVVGDYLVGRQIGSGSFSVVSEARHRVHGTHVAIKEIAMGRLNKKLQESLMSEIYILRRINHPNIIRLIDMIESPGKVHLVLEYCRGGDLSVFIQSRGSVPETIAKHFMVQLAAGLQVLRDNNIIHRDLKPQNLLLSTDGNDADLKIADFGFARSLQPRRLAETLCGSPLYMAPEIMQLQKYDAKADLWSVGAILFQLVTGTTPFTGNSQIQLLQNILRSTGLQFPADCRDLSLDCVDLCQKLLRIDPVERLTFEEFFNHPFLSDRQSYDFSRSRLGSRTMDGFLSSGSSPSRNMEESSQEDCLPFLLDDDSSGPEGSPSHLKRTSSMKSSSGFNIDARVEREEMESSPLNYRINQGADNTRFRNETHINSDRRNHGEPTRLTDSRPLIPKGRVDDSQDSMDQDFVLVSGPPVDLPSSSSSSSKAYNFPFKSQSPPVELTNRSISSTAPMPIIGATGNNVGRFGSLDSQSTSHGSLDLGDAFEQPSTNSFTRISSLKKCAATIAELVHERIKSDKYLEAFSIQLAILAIWKQALHICHTQAISGLEGSPSQDIYKPRESSSSLKNEHITDLIHDGSEEISSQIQSQFIREIELAEELAKSIEPGNAMMPDAMETIFEAALDLGKLGGVKEVMGEIEKAGNQYSKAVRLMVFLLVEAPMLILNPPLSLTNSDRYRLRKYIDILSRRLKHLQSHRRSSGSHMQGSSSSAMMNKQP; this is encoded by the exons ATGTCCCAGTCCACGGCGAGGAGCGGGCGCGTTGTCGGCGACTACTTGGTGGGTCGGCAAATCGGGTCGGGTTCGTTCTCTGTAGTCTCCGAAGCGAGGCACCGTGTTCACGGGACACATGTCGCAATCAAGGAGATCGCTATGGGGAGGCTAAACAAGAAGCTGCAGGAGAGTCTCATGTCTGAGATTTATATCCTGAGGAGGATCAATCATCCCAACATCATCCGTTTGATTGATATGATCGAG TCACCTGGGAAAGTACATTTGGTGTTGGAGTATTGTAGAGGAGGTGATTTGTCTGTGTTTATACAGAGTCGTGGGAGTGTTCCTGAAACTATTGCTAAGCATTTCATGGTGCAGTTAG CTGCTGGCTTACAAGTTCTTCGTGACAATAATATTATCCACCGTGATTTAAAGCCACAG AATCTTCTTCTATCCACAGATGGAAACGATGCAGATCTGAAGATTGCTGATTTTGGATTTGCAAG ATCGTTGCAACCAAGGAGACTTGCAGAAACATTATGCGGTTCACCATTGTACATGGCCCCAGAGATTATGCAACTTCAGAAGTATGATGCAAAG GCAGATCTCTGGAGTGTTGGTGCTATCTTATTTCAACTTGTGACAGGCACAACCCCTTTTACAGGAAACAGCCAGATTCAG TTGCTCCAAAACATTTTGAGATCAACTGGATTACAGTTTCCAGCGGACTGTAGAGATTTAAGTTTGGACTGTGTAGATCTATGTCAGAAGTTACTGCGCATTGATCCAG TGGAACGTTTGACATTTGAAGAGTTCTTTAATCACCCTTTTCTTTCGGACAGGCAATCATATGATTTTTCAAG GAGTAGATTGGGCTCAAGGACAATGGACGGTTTCCTGTCTTCGGGAAGCAGTCCGTCGAGAAACATGGAAGAAAGTTCTCAAGAAGACTGTTTACCGTTCCTTCTAGATGATGATTCTAGTGGACCTGAGGGGAGCCCTTCACATTTGAAAAGGACCTCCTCGATGAAGTCCTCCTCTGGATTTAACATTGATGCTAGAGTTGAGAGAGAGGAAATGGAATCTAGTCCTTTGAACTATAGAATCAACCAGGGAGCggataacactagatttagaaATGAAACACACATAAATTCTGATAGGAGAAACCATGGTGAACCTACAAGACTGACTGATTCGAGACCACTCATTCCTAAAGGAAGAG TAGATGATTCTCAAGACTCAATGGATCAAGACTTCGTTCTCGTATCTGGACCACCAGTGGATTTGCCATCATCTTCATCGAGTTCTTCAAAGGCTTATAATTTCCCATTCAAGTCTCAGTCTCCTCCGGTAGAGTTAACTAATAGAAGCATAAGTTCAACGGCTCCTATGCCAATAATTGGTGCTACTGGCAACAACGTTGGCCGGTTTGGAAGCCTGGACAGTCAGAGCACTTCTCATGGGTCGCTGGATCTCGGGGATGCTTTTGAACAGCCATCAACTAACAGCTTTACTAGGATCAGTTCCCTGAAAAAATGTGCAGCAACAATTGCAGAATTAGTTCATGAAAGG ATCAAATCTGACAAATACCTAGAAGCATTCTCTATCCAGTTGGCGATTTTGGCAATTTGGAAACAGGCACTGCACATATGCCATACTCAGGCAATCTCAGGTCTGGAAGGAAGCCCTAGCCAAGACATTTACAAACCAAGAGAAAGTAGCAGCAGCCTAAAAAACGAGCATATCACTGATCTCATCCATGATGGATCGGAGGAGATATCCTCTCAGATTCAGAGTCAGTTTATCCGGGAGATTGAGCTTGCTGAAGAACTTGCCAAGAGTATCGAACCTG GAAATGCAATGATGCCTGATGCAATGGAGACGATATTTGAAGCAGCTCTTGATCTTGGAAAACTTGGGgga GTTAAGGAGGTTATGGGAGAAATAGAGAAGGCTGGAAACCAGTACTCAAAAGCGGTGCGTTTGATGGTATTCCTTCTAGTGGAAGCACCAATGCTGATTCTGAACCCGCCATTGTCTCTCACAAATTCAGACAGGTATCGACtcagaaaatatatagatatcctCAGCAGAAGATTGAAACATCTGCAGTCGCATAGGAGAAGCTCAGGCTCTCATATGCaaggatcatcatcatctgcCATGATGAACAAGCAACCATAG